The genomic segment TATCTGCCAAGTGTTTCCTTGGATACTCCACAATGTACGAACACATCCTCACTGTTAAACACTTGATTTACCTCAAATATTTTGCTGTTATAAGGGCACTATAGTTACCTTTGTGTACACAGGACTTTGTTTTCCTTATCATTTTGTcctgtgttctttatttttttaatttatttttatttattgttttaaatttatttttgtttattggctacattgggtctttgttgctgagcacaggctttctgtagttgtggagagtgggggcaactctttgttgtggggtgcaggcttctcatttgtggtggcttctcttgttgcagagcatgggctctaggcacgtgggcttcagtagttgcagagcatgggctcattagttgtggcttgcgggcactagagcgcaggctcagtagttgtggcgcacgggcttagttgctctgaggcatgtgggatcttcctgttccagggctcaaacccatgtgccttgcattggcaggcagattcttaaccactgagccaccagggaagccctgtcctgTGTTCTTTAAATGTGATTGAATTTGTTAAACTTACATGCATAAGTGGTCCTCAGTTATACTGTTTCAAAGCATTTGAGTTACATTGTTTCAAAGCCTTCCTAATAaggaaattattttgttaaatttctttaaCTTAGTATCAGACTTTGTGACATAGGAAAAAACCTTGCAAATAGTCAGTTAAAATACCTTAGGATCaactataaaaatacttttttggttAATTGAGGAAATTTGGTCATGGTTAGGCTTTAGATGATaccaaagaattattttttaaatatgtggtaAAGGTATTATAATTTTGTGAGAAAATATTCATGTttgacatttcaaaataaaacaaaggtttAAAAACTCTTTGAGGAGGTAGTTGTGTTATAATGGAAACAATAGTGGGCCTCAAGTCAGAAGGTCATGATTTAAGTCTTAACTGCTTTGTAAAAACAATGTGATTCTGGACAAGTTACAATTTTCTCATCCTTGTGCCCTCACCTGAAAAGTAGAGCCAGGGTCATTGACTTTTCACATTTGGtgagaagaattaaataaaataacctaTATGAAAGCAGTTTATAAACTATGCTAATCATATGCAAAATCTTGGCATTTCAGAGCCACCTGTATAGAAATGGTGACATCACTGGCATATACTCATCATGGACGACAGTACCTTGCTCAGGAAGGAGTAATTGACCAGATTTCTAATATAATTGTTGGGGCAGATTCAGACCCTTTCTCTAGCTTCTATTTGCCAGGTAAGAAATACTGACACTGGTGGAAATGACAGTGTATGCTTTGTTTTTGAGTTCTCTCTGACAGGGGAGGCCAGGGATTGTTTTCTTTAGAGCTGATTCCCTTGAGATGATGCCCAGAGCCCTGTAATGAAGTGGAATCTATTACTGTAGGAGCCATGCACTGTTGATTCTGATTTTCTGGCAATATTGCTATTTAGAGCACTAGGATGTTTCCCTTGAACTTCAGCCAAAAGAATCATAATAAAACTACTAGTAATGACATTTACAGTATATTTCACAGATTTATCAAATTTTGAGTTGGAATCTTTAATATAGAATTATTCTAGCCATTCTGTTCTAGGACATGGTTGGTTACTTTTTCTTAAGAACTTCTAGAAATTGGAGATTAATTTTAGATAGCTTTGCTTATGTCGTTGATGAACATCtctgtttaaaaatttcttcctgaTAATGACTCCAAACCTGCCTTCCTATAATTCGTATCCACTGGTCCTCGTTCTTTGTTCTCCCTCTTGCATATGACAGTGCTTCAGTATTCGGACCCAGCTCCGTTGACACCCTGGGAGTTCTGTTCCTCAGGACCACATATCACAGGTCCTTCAGTATCTCTTTATGGTCTGTCTGATTTCCAGACAACACAGTACCATaacctttctcctcttcctgaagTTTATCACTGTCCCATGAAAACCTACGGCCCACAATTTATGCTATcatctttttctattaaaatatattcttgtaAATATCTTTaggatttgtaaaattttttggaaACCTGGCTATCATGGATAGTCCTCAACAGATCTGTGAGCGTTATCCTGTCTTTgtggaaaaagtatttgaaatgaCGGAAAGTCAGGACCCCACCATGATTGGTGTAGCAGTGGACACGATTGGAATTCTGGGATCCAATGTTGAAGGAAAACAAGTTTTACAGAAAACAGGTTGGTATGACTTGTTTTGGCTTTCCTTAacgatatctttttttttttttttgacaagaaTTCATTGTATAAGTTCATTTGCTGCTACATTAACTGCATTGTAGAAACTGCTTCTACCAATGACAGTCTTTTTACCATGACCTCGGACTAATCCCTAAAAAGTTTCACAgttattactgaattttttttttttcaacttggcTGGACCAAATACTCTTTCCCCTCTACATCTTTCTTAAATAGTATTCATGGTACAAAGGTctggagtcagaaagacctggATTCATGTCCCAGTTCTAACACTGACTTAGCTTTTTGAGCTTCACTTACTCACTTCACTACTCtaggcctcactttcctcatatataaaaagAGTGTAACAACTACTTCTCAGGGTTGTTGTGAATATTGAGtgaaaatacatttgttttatatttatatgtcaaggaaggaaaacaaaaatatgttacaaGATTTTATGTTGAGTGATACTTTCATGACATATCCATGAGTATCTTGCAAGTGCTATGAATTTTACACAGAAAAATGTATAGCACTGTTAGAACCCTTGTGAAATATATGTTGAAAACTATATATGCTGTTGTGTATCACAGCTAGTATCTGTGCTATATGTACTTTTCTCACGGCTTGTACCCATGATATATAATCCTTTTACAATCATGCGAAAAGGATACTAttgtcattctcattttacagataaggtagCTGacactcagagaagttaagaaaattttCTAAGATCATTCAGACTGTGGGGCAGCTGCTACTCAAATCCAGGTCCTTTGATTCCAGATCTGCACACTTTAACTTGTATATGCTGTATGGCATATGAATGTGTTTTAGGCCTGTCACTTGGTCACTGactacatgtttatttttatattggttTAGGTTGGTAGCAGTCATAGTATATAAaagcatacttttaaaaatctcattgttCACTTGaccccattagaatggctattattttcttaaaaaacagaaaataaaagtgttaaCGGGATgtgagaaattggaacccttatgcatacctggtgggaatgtaaaatggtacagctgctgtggaaacattatggtgattcctcaaaaaaattaaacgtagaattaccatatgatccagcaattccactcctaggtatattcccaaaagaattgaaagcagggaatTAAATAGATAATTTGTACCTCTGTGTTCATtaacaacattattcacaataaccaaaaaggttcattgatgaatgaatggataaacaaagtgtggtatatacaTTCAAAGGTATATTATTCATtcttaaaaaggaatgtaatTCTGACACTTGCTACAGCTTGGGAGGACCTtgaaatgctaagtgaaataagccaaacacagaaagacaagtgttgtctgattccacttatacatggtacctagaatagtcaaattcacagagacagaaagtagaatagttgTTACCAGGGGATTGGgccggggcagggggtggagaagagttgtttaatgagtacagagtttcagtttgagatgatgaaaaagttctggagatggatggtggtgatggttgcacaacagtgtgaatgtactgagctgtatgcttaaaaatggttaagatgataaattttatattatgtatattttaccacaataaaaaatatcttgTTATTCTTCAAAGGAACTCGCTTTGAACGCTTGCTCGTGAGAATAGGATATCAAGCAAAGAATGCCTCAACAGAGCTCAAAATTAGGTGTTTGGATgcaatttcatctcttttttatttaccAGTAAGTAGATTGGGAAATTAATGAAGGACAGTGGGATATTTGGGGGAGAATAAATCTGGATAATACTAATTAACTTACTATAAATGTCAGCCTTATAAATAAATGCCATCTTTCACACACTTAATAAAGTGGAATCATAGAGTATTAGAACTGGAGAGGACCCTAGAGATTGCTTAATCAAccgcattaaaaaaaagaaacagaacaaaactgaGGAGTCTGGGCTGAGTTTGGGGAAGAGTGCTCCAGACTTGGCAGAGATCATACAGCTAGTTAATGATAGGGTATGATCAGaacccaggtttcctgacttcctAATGTCTTGcggttttccttttctgttctatAGCCTGAGCAGCAGACTGATGACCTCCTGAGGATGACAGAATCCtggttttcttctttatctcGGGACCCGATGGAGCTCTTCCGTGGCATCAGTAATCAACCCTTCCCTGAACTACATTGTGCTGCCTTAAAAGTGTTCACGGTAGGCATCCTCTTCTTTTCCAAGGGCCCTTCTGGGACTCTGCCAGTTCAACACATGAGTACTTACAATGAGCCAGTCCCTCTGCCGTGCCCTGGGGATACACAAGTGCATAGTAAGTTTCTGCCCTCTACTATTAGTGTACACTAATGAGGAAACAAATGTGTAAAAAGGTTGTTTCAGTAAAAGGTATTAGGTGCTGTGGCAAATGTTTGAGGGTGCTATGAGATCACAGAACTAATTCCACATTCCTTATCTGCCATCAGACAAGCCCTTACTGCTTTAGCCCTGGTCTTCCTGAGCCTTATTTCCCGCCATTCCCGTCTGGCACTGGATGCTCTAGTGATACCAGACTGCTTGCTGCGTATCTCTGGACTCTCATATACTCTCTACATTCCGCACTCTTCCCTGACTTTGCCTGTTAACCTCTTATTTATTCAAGGATCAGCTCAGGTATCTCTTCAGCAAGCTTTGCCCAAACCCACAAGGTTGAGTTAAGCAGTGCTAGCTTCCCTActttgcatttattcattttttcagcaGATACCtgttgagtttcttttctttgctaGGTTCTGGGGATATAATGGtgaacaaaatatacaaagaccttCCTTTCATGTAGCTCATTGTCTATTGAGGGACCCAGGCAgtaaatataattatgtaattaattGTATAATTATAGTTGTGGTAAGGATTATACCTCTGTGTTCTGTTTATTACACTTTGTTGAAAATGTTTGTTGACCTATTCATCAGAGTTTATTGAAAATAGGAACCATATCTGATTTAACTTTGTAGCTTCAGCACTTACTATGGTTCCTTGGGCTCATGGGAATGTAGTCATCACTTTAGTAATCTTAACAATGGAATGTCAAGCAGCATGCTTGGCCTAGAGAGGCAGGGAACAAGGAGAGTGGGGTCACAAGAGAGGGAGGGCTTCCTGCAGGATGTGATACATGATCTGGGTCTTGAAGGATACAGTATACCTATCAACTTCAAGAACATTGTTTTTAGACTGTTTCACCCTTGTCAGTAGTCACTGTGATGGTCATTTTGGCTCAGGAACTGGTATTctctttattactttatttttttcccactcttctACCTTACACTCCTCTTAGCCGTAGTTGTAGGGATAGTTTTTGATTTACTGGTTGGGACAGCTGTTTTTATTTCAACCCACCCATCCTCAGCTATTGTTAGGTAGGCTGATGTTTCTCGAATTGTAAcgtcttgttaaaatgtagattctccCTCAGTGGGTCTGGGATAGAGCCCGGGATCctgaatttctaacaagttcccaggtgatggtgatggtcTGCAGAACACAttttgagaggaagagagaggctgTAAACTTGATTGTTCCTTGTTCTTCATTAAAATATAGTAGTGaggttttaaaaacactttttataaaagttgcttattcattatttttaaatttgggtaAGATTGAGTAGAAATTTTTTAAGGCACATAGAGTCACACCTGTTTGGTGTATTTCCTTTTAGTATTAGTATTAGCATTTATCTGTTTATTGGTAAAATAGTTCAAACATACAGTCATACCTTGCTACCTCTTCCCAATCcagtccctcttcctccctctctgaatGTAATCACTGTCATGAATTCATGGTTTATAAACACACGCGTGAATTTATGCTTTTACTACCAATGCATATACCCTTAAATTAcagtattttaattattcttaaaCTTTGAAAATGGTATCATACTGTTCATATCATTCgcaatttgctttttctctttaacattatgttttcaagatttatctATACTAAAAGAGGCAATTAGAAAGTCataagtatttcattgtatagccACAGTGTGTCATTCTCCAGTAAATGAAGATTTAGATAGCATCTATTACAAATGATGCCACAATGAACATTCTTGAAAAAGATCGTCTTATGCACATGTATGAGAGTTTCTTTGGGGTAGTCTTTTCTTCTGTagtctttgttttggtttttccacTGTTGTAATTATGCCATGTGTATAATTTGGATCTATCTTTTTCATATAATATATTTACCTatactttataaacattattcttaatgtttatttaatttattattgctATATAACATAATTTAGTAAGCCATCTTCCCACTATTAGGCATTTATAGTGTACCTTTCACACTGTGATAAGCATCTTTGTgtatagattttttatttttattttttttaaagttttattgagatataattgacatacaataaactgcatataaagtgtacaatttgattttttttcttattagtcatctattttatacatattaatgtatatatggcaatcccaatttcccagttcacccccctccccatctccctgctttccccacttggtgtccatgtttgttctctacatctgtctctatttctgccttgcaaactgattagtctgtaccatttttctagattccacatatatgcattaatatacgatatttgtttttctctttctgactaacttcacactctgtatgacagtctctaagtccatctatgtctctacaaatgtcccaatttcattcctttttatggctaatattccactgtatatatgtactgcgtctttatccattcatctattgatggacatttaggttgcttccatgacctggctattgtaaacagtgctgcagggaacattggggtgcatgtgtctttttgaattatggttttctctggatatataaccagtagtgggatttctgggtcatgtggtaattctgtttgtacagaatttttaaatattttgataattttcttaaGTTAGAGTTTCGGGGGGAATTTACTTAgataaaatgtaacatttaagCTCAGGTTGCCAAATTTCTTTCTAAGGTTTGTGCCATCCCATTAACAAACTTAACTTCTTTAAGGCTCAGAGGAATTGTATTCTTTTCCCCTTCCATTTCAGGCCATTGCAAACCAACCCTGGGCTCAGAAACTTATGTTTAACAGTCCAGGTTTTGTAGAATATGTGATGGACCGGTCTGTAGAGCATGACAAAGCTTCAAAGGATGCCAAATATGAACTGGTGAAAGCACTTGCCAATTCCAAGACAATTGCAGAAATCTTTGGGAACCCAAATTATTTGAGGCTCAGAACTTACCTGAGCGAAGGTCCATATTATGTGAAACCTATTTCCATAACAGCAGTGGAAGGAGCGGAATGATTTCTTCTAGAGTCTAGACCATTTACTGACCAGAATTTCTCCTGAGACATTTGATTCCATCTGtattttacaaaacagagacttcCCTCCCACCAGAATTATCATGGAGTGTCTAATGTAATTTTATCACCAACATTTGTGTTTCTACGTTGAAATTCAGTGTAAAGCCAGGAAAGCAGGCAAACTTGATCATAATTGAACCAGATGTTTCTTAGATTCCTTTGACTGCCTTAATCTTTGCAAGAAGATGGAAGTTTTGTTCTCCTCCCAGAAAATTTTCATGGACTtactatcttattttaaaatccacTTTAACTAAAATGGAACCAAATTGTTTCTGAATTCTCTtcatcccctctcccccccccccctttttttggtcttttttccccttctgtttccactttcaaagtcttggatataaatattctttgaaaaacaagtaATATGCAGTCTTAAAATTGTGTTCCTTATACTAAGAATAAACACTTTTAATAAgatctcttttgcttttttgttactattattcctttgaaaaatagataataaatattttaaaaatgtttctagtgttcctttgtgcttttttttttttttttttttttttgctgtttatatCAGTGCATTTTACTCTGTTGTGGTTTTGGGTGGGGAGGAGTGATAACATGCTAAACCAGAAAGGTCCTCAaactgtcattttatttattggtggATCATTATTGTTAAGagctttgcttttaatttttgaaattgatCATGTCAATATTGAGTGGATCAGAGGGAGGGAAACTGACTCCTAATAACCAGAGTCAGAATGGAGGGGTCACTATGCCTAAACTGGTTAACAAAGGATGTACTTGCTTTTCATTGACAAAAAGTGTTCCCACCTGTTTTCCAGTGCTCTGCTCTCTAAATAGCAAAGTGAACACCAATCCAGAAGTTTCCACATGAGTATGTGATCAGAGTGTGATAGCAGCTCAGAATGTAGAGAGAGGTTTCTTTCAAGCCATGGTGACATTGATAAACCAGCCCTGCTCTGTTACAAAATGATTCTCAAGTGACTGGAATTTTCTTGTCTCCAGATTAGTCATCTCTCTTCCACCATCTCTGGTATCCCTGAGTCCCCTTTTTCCATGTTTCCATACTGACCATTTTCTTACTGCCAATACcactacatttctgtttttgttgttgttgttgttttttaataagttGCCCATAGcatcattgggtctttttttttcttttttttttaaataaatttatttatttattggctgcattgggtcttcgttgctgcacatgggcttcctctagttgcagcgagtgggggctactctttgttgcggtgcacaggcttctcattaccatggcttttcttgttgcagagcatgggctctaggcacgtgggcttcagtagttgtggcatgcaggctcaatagttgtggctcacgggctctagagcacaggctcagtggttgtggcacacaggcttagttgctccggggcatgtgatatcttcccagaccagggatcgaaccgtgtctcctgcattggcaggtggatccttaaccactgctccaccagggaagtcccatttctgTTATGTTAAGCCACCTAGTTGGTTGTACTCTGTTAGGCATCTCCGGGAAACTAATAGAGTGTATACATAACatgaaatatgtatttgttgCATCCCATTTGTAAAACACTGCCTAATTAGGACTTGAGAGTTGTTTCACAAAAAGTTAGGGCTCCAAGTCTGTACACTAGTGAGATGAAGCTAATATATACTAGAGAgctaaagcttttaagtgtaattCCACCACCAGATTACTAAAATGGTTCCTGCTTACAGACAAGATAAACATTTTGTTAAATTCCTTATTTAgtgttttcctttaattctgaACATTCTCAAAAATCAGTCACTACTACTATTACTGAGTCATGAAAGTTCCATAGAATGTGATTTTTTAGAAAACTATTAATTGTAAAGAGAAACAAGACTTTTGGTTATAGTTCAATTTAATGTTCTCTCTTCTagatgaaagattttattttgaaaagaatcatGCTAGACCaacttaaatttcttaaaatgagatCTCAATTCAATGTAGTACATCAGAGCACTAAGAGCACTTTGCAACTTGTTGAGTACAATGAAAGATTCAGAGAAACTACATAAAACATAAGGAAGGAGGGACCCTTTCTCTAACAAGGTAGGaggtaattttaaaagaacacacttttaagaaatatacaatggaatattactcagctataaaaagggatgagatggagctatatgtcatgaggtggatagaactacaatctgtcatacagagtgaaggaagtcagaaagagaaggacaaatattgtatgctaactcacatatacggaatctaaaaatggtactgatgtactcagtgacaagaacaaggatgcagatacagagaatggactggagaactcgaggtatgggaggggacggggggtgaaggggaaactgagacgaagcgagagagtagcacagacatatatatactaccaactgtaaaatagtcagtgggaagttgttgtataacaaagggagtccaacttggggatggaagatgccttagaggactggggcggggagggtgggggggactcgaggggtggggagtcaaggaagggagggaatacggggatatgtgtataagaacagatgattgaacttggtgtacccccaaaaaaataataaataaataaaatttaaaaaaattaaaaaaaaaaaaaagaaaaagaaatcctaatCACCATAATACACGACATTACTTTTTACGGTACCCATGTGAAAACGTTTAAAGCTGTCAAGGTATGTTAGAATTTTGCAGGAAATGAGCCTGTAGTAGGTTTCAAATAGTGTACATTCTTTCCCACtgttaatttccttccatgccagGGGCATTTCAGCATCTGTTGTTTCTGAGGATGTGAAAATGAACTTATAGCAACATCTGTTGTATCTGATGTGCCTTTTCCCAGAAAACCTGGAACTGTGGATGGGTATAAGGCCAATGGCCTTAGCACAAATTCCTACAAACACATCAGCAGGCACCATAATGGGTACTTCTTTGAAAACTACATACATCATCCGAgccacatcttggggcataacaAAGGCCTCACCACTGCAGTAATCTGGGTAGTACTTTTCTGGGTACTCACTGAAAGAGACAAATTCTTGGCTCTTAGAGTCTCTGTTGGGTGTATCCTGGTGGATAACTCTTCCTACATAGATATCGTCAAGGTGTTCTTTCAGATTGAGAAGATAGTCTACCAAGCTTGGTAGATTCACAAACATCTCTTCATCAGCCTTGAGAATGAACAAGGCGTTAGGGCAGAAAGTCACAGCCCACTGCATCATGGTGATAATCTTCAGAGTTTGGTTCTCAGCACTGTCCAAGAAGATTCCTTCAATTATATCATTATTCTTTTGCGACTCTTCATCTATCTCTTGCTGAGTAGCTACCAAAACAGGCATTCCCAAAGCAAACAGTGTGAGAATGGGGTGCCCTCGGACACTGGTCACGTTACCCCAGGTTTTCCTGATGAGGTCCCTCCTTGTTCCATTTCCTGGGCTACTGAAGATAAGAGAGAGCAAAAATATGCTCTTCCCTTTACACACCTCTGACTGGCTCAGGATATAATATTTGGAAAGATTACTTCTTAGGGGCTCCATGTTCAATTTTCTTGCCTTGTCCTTAATTTCAAGAACTTTCATATCTACATAAGGCAAAGCATGCAGAAAATATTCTTCCACAAAATCAGCCCCAAAGAGCAAGGCATGAAATAGAATAACATTAAACAGAATGAAACACCACTGGTGAGTCCGAAGTCTGCAGAATGTCACCTAAACGAAAGAACACACGTTCATTCAAGCTTCAtctccatttctgtttttgtccccACTGAAGGCTATATGTACCTCTGACAGCACTTAGCGCTACACTGTTTtaagtgtttattattatttatttctgttatctGTCTCTTCCATTAGATTATGGCCCCCTGGACAGCAGGCATCATGCCTCTCTCTTTTCCAGTACTAAGTCCAGTGTTTGGCACAAAGTGGAAACTGAATAAATGTTAGTTGGTTGTTTTCTTGCTTATTTGGAGGAAAGCCCCATTACTATATACAAAGGAGCTGTATTAGACACTGGGGAAGCAAAGAGGAATCAGACATAGACACATGGATATAAAGTAACAAGTGCCATCATTGTGCTAAAAGCCTACAGGAAAATATATGATGTTCTTTCTGGAACTGAAGCACTTGGATCAGTTTCTTCTCTAACTATAAAGGTCAGGGCTATTTTTCAATGGAGTGGTAGCTTTTGTTGGCTACTGCACAATGGCTACTATCAAATATTTACATTCTTGTAGTATGACTTTTCAGTTTAATACTGTATGCTGACATTGTTTTGACAATGTCCCCTAATCCATCTGACGTGTCTATCAATATGGGCAGATTCCTGCTATCTGCATAGCACCTCTTCAGAGATCTAGGATGTACCTGTGCCAAGCTTACTCCACCTCATCAAAGGATATGGAAACTTTCCATCTGGAACAgcatatacaatatagtattgcaATATAACAGAGCCAGGGGACATTAGAGGAATTAAATCTCTATTCATCGGCGCTTCAATCAACAAAGACTCCCATAATGACACAACTCTCATTGAGCACTTGCtgggggccaggccctgtgctaagcactttacaagcCTTAACTCATTCAGCCCTGGTAATATCCCTTTCAGGTAGGTTATCTTCAAAGTTAAGCTGAGCATCCAAGAGGTTTAGGAATTTGCTCAGGATCACTCAGTGAGTAAGAGGGTGAGGTAGGGCCATTAACTCAAATCTGTCAGATTTCAAAGCTCACTCTTAACTACTAGAGAATGCTGACTTCCATCTTTGCTTTCCCGTATCTATTGaataggaaaaaacaacaaagcaaaacaaactctCGCAATTATAATCTGAAAtcctttccattttctcagtTCTGATGATTTACACACAGAAACTTCAGCCTACTCAAAGCTTATTTTAACAGATATAAAATGCTTCAAAGATTATAAGAAACTTACCTGCATGTTGTCTATGAACAATTTCAGGGCTTTGGGAAATGTATCTCAGGATCACTCAGTCTAACAGCAATTGAAGTACAGTACCTCGTGCCTGAGACTATAAGGATAAGGTTTCTTGTCAATCAACCTGAGCTTTTGTCCCAGAATACCTGCTGGCTCCATAGAAGATCGGGTGCTGATCAAATGCTTCCAATCTTGTATACCTCTTGAAACTGACCCCTTGTCTTTATGATGAATTCCTGGTGTGTGGGAGTTGAAAGAATGGTTAGTTCACCTATATCATCTCTCCACAGCGCCATGACAGAAGAAGTGCATCTCAAGAAACTAAACATGCACATGCAGCAAATGTGTTCAACATCAAGGGATACTTGTCATCCCTAGcgggtgcatttttttttcctactgaaagAAATTTATGGTGTGGTTTAGTGTATGTCTCATCAGGAAGGATTTTGAATTCCTAGTACAGGCCATAGAAGAATGTTCCTAAATCAATTATACGTCATCCATCTACCTTTCCCAGGCAACTTTATCTCAAAATGGAAAACAACCTGTAGTCCCTTTTAGGCTGGTTGGGAGAAACCAAGCATTTGATGTTTGCAATTTTcctattgtgtgtatgtgtaagaaTTACTCCAAATACCATTTGACCAgcaagtttaattaaaaaaaaaaaaagagagagagag from the Hippopotamus amphibius kiboko isolate mHipAmp2 chromosome 2, mHipAmp2.hap2, whole genome shotgun sequence genome contains:
- the PSMD5 gene encoding 26S proteasome non-ATPase regulatory subunit 5, which gives rise to MAAQALALLRDVSRLESPLEELRALQSVLQSVPLSELRELAAELRLGPLFSLLDENHREQTTLCVSILERLLQALEPVHVARNLRVDLQRGLTHPNDSVKILTLSQVGRIVENSDAVTEILNNADLLKQIVYCIGGENLSVAKAAIKSLSRISLTQAGLEALFESNLLDDLKNVMKTNDIVRYRVYELIVEISSVSLESLNYCTTSGLVTQLLRELTGEDVLVRATCIEMVTSLAYTHHGRQYLAQEGVIDQISNIIVGADSDPFSSFYLPGFVKFFGNLAIMDSPQQICERYPVFVEKVFEMTESQDPTMIGVAVDTIGILGSNVEGKQVLQKTGTRFERLLVRIGYQAKNASTELKIRCLDAISSLFYLPPEQQTDDLLRMTESWFSSLSRDPMELFRGISNQPFPELHCAALKVFTAIANQPWAQKLMFNSPGFVEYVMDRSVEHDKASKDAKYELVKALANSKTIAEIFGNPNYLRLRTYLSEGPYYVKPISITAVEGAE
- the B3GALT9 gene encoding beta-1,3-galactosyltransferase 9, whose protein sequence is MKVLEIKDKARKLNMEPLRSNLSKYYILSQSEVCKGKSIFLLSLIFSSPGNGTRRDLIRKTWGNVTSVRGHPILTLFALGMPVLVATQQEIDEESQKNNDIIEGIFLDSAENQTLKIITMMQWAVTFCPNALFILKADEEMFVNLPSLVDYLLNLKEHLDDIYVGRVIHQDTPNRDSKSQEFVSFSEYPEKYYPDYCSGEAFVMPQDVARMMYVVFKEVPIMVPADVFVGICAKAIGLIPIHSSRFSGKRHIRYNRCCYKFIFTSSETTDAEMPLAWKEINSGKECTLFETYYRLISCKILTYLDSFKRFHMGTVKSNVVYYGD